The following proteins are encoded in a genomic region of Pseudodesulfovibrio mercurii:
- a CDS encoding restriction endonuclease subunit S — protein MAKQADKGKWSTEELPVQWDWAVFQDIFEDLTSSTKKVKQKEYIENAPLAVVDQGVALIGGATDKFDLAFEGDLPVIVFGDHTRCVKLVDFPFVQGADGVKVLKPLSPLSTNLYSYALNTVQLPDRGYSRHFKFLKATEFPVPPLNEQRRIADKIDALQAKSRRAREALETVGPLLEKFRQSVLAAAFRGDLTAEWREQHPDVEPAEKLLERIRVERRARWEEAELAKMRAKGINPKNDKWKAKYKEPEPVDASGLPELPEGWCWAKVEELACDVRYGTSAKTSDDETQMPVLRMGNIVDGDLVYDNLKYLDRSHKDLSELCLHYGDILFNRTNSAELVGKTAMFDSDEDFSFASYLIRVRVLQIVPEVVVWYINSPFGRQWVSQNVSQQVGQANINGSKLKALAVPIPPQDEQVELARKIKQTLAVIKGQRENSIGLIGQVANLDQSILAKAFRGELVPQDPNDEPASVLLERIKAERETAKGKKKAGRARSEDAAAG, from the coding sequence ATGGCTAAGCAGGCAGACAAAGGGAAATGGAGCACCGAGGAGTTGCCAGTTCAATGGGATTGGGCAGTTTTTCAAGACATTTTTGAAGATCTGACATCTTCTACCAAAAAGGTAAAACAAAAAGAATACATCGAGAATGCTCCGCTTGCTGTTGTTGATCAAGGGGTTGCGCTCATCGGTGGGGCAACAGACAAATTTGATCTTGCTTTTGAGGGAGATTTACCCGTCATTGTGTTTGGTGATCACACGCGCTGTGTGAAACTTGTCGATTTCCCTTTTGTCCAAGGTGCCGATGGGGTGAAGGTCTTGAAACCCCTTTCACCGCTTTCAACCAACCTCTATTCTTATGCTTTGAATACGGTTCAACTTCCTGACCGAGGTTATAGTCGGCACTTCAAATTCCTGAAGGCAACGGAATTTCCTGTTCCTCCCCTAAACGAACAACGCCGCATCGCTGACAAGATCGACGCGCTCCAAGCCAAGAGCCGCCGTGCTCGTGAGGCGTTGGAGACGGTGGGGCCGCTGCTGGAGAAGTTCCGGCAGTCCGTGCTTGCCGCCGCCTTCCGTGGCGACCTGACCGCAGAATGGCGCGAGCAGCATCCCGATGTGGAGCCAGCCGAAAAGCTCCTCGAACGCATCCGTGTCGAACGCCGCGCCCGGTGGGAAGAAGCGGAACTCGCCAAGATGCGAGCCAAGGGCATCAATCCCAAGAACGACAAGTGGAAGGCCAAGTACAAGGAGCCGGAGCCTGTTGATGCGAGCGGGTTGCCGGAACTGCCGGAAGGATGGTGCTGGGCGAAGGTTGAAGAACTGGCATGTGATGTCAGGTATGGAACGTCCGCAAAAACCTCAGACGATGAAACTCAGATGCCTGTCTTGCGGATGGGGAATATCGTTGATGGCGACCTTGTTTATGACAATCTGAAATATCTAGATCGCAGTCACAAAGACCTCTCTGAGCTGTGCCTGCATTATGGCGACATCCTTTTCAACCGGACGAACAGTGCAGAGCTTGTCGGCAAGACTGCTATGTTCGATTCTGATGAGGACTTCTCATTCGCGTCCTATTTGATTCGAGTTAGAGTGTTGCAGATCGTCCCTGAAGTTGTTGTGTGGTACATCAACTCTCCTTTTGGTCGCCAGTGGGTCTCACAAAACGTGAGCCAGCAGGTTGGACAGGCGAACATCAACGGCTCAAAGCTGAAAGCTCTTGCCGTCCCTATACCTCCGCAAGATGAGCAGGTGGAGCTTGCGCGGAAGATAAAACAAACTCTGGCTGTCATCAAAGGACAGAGAGAGAACAGCATCGGGCTGATAGGCCAAGTCGCCAATCTCGATCAATCCATTCTCGCCAAAGCCTTCCGAGGCGAACTCGTACCCCAAGACCCGAACGACGAACCGGCCTCTGTCCTGCTGGAGCGAATCAAGGCTGAGCGAGAAACGGCGAAGGGAAAAAAGAAGGCAGGACGGGCAAGAAGTGAAGATGCGGCAGCCGGTTAG
- a CDS encoding site-specific integrase, with product MSHIVLDGSTHHFRYRVPQQFHSVIGQQVIKVSLKTGNKRLANQRAERLASAVRSFFTLLPDTTMNTLSPADLKAKLRAFLEQCLYEDEGKRAMPPLEDRTPIPAHFPKDHEPSRLEMYIDEAGAGLAQSDYTFFGSYIDRFITQSGIEVAPDSTDFYRIARGVYEMVFDLLNVQHCRAMGDVLGEREYLAKLPPVSVSLPQPSIPVPLPQPTQPAPVLEAVMEKYIEDKTKSEWGKASIKDIPPQLRRFVEYVGSGIRIDELTRDHMRLYRDIITGLPNGNHIAKYRGKTRDELLAMDIPAAHRLKSKSLETNYTNVKSFLNWCCEEEFLTQANPLKSVLKLGKSNTNATTPKRRAFTLDELKALFENKDYHKGKFTHAANFWVPIIALFSGARLEEICQLYLDDIREIDGVMCFDINAEDDKDIKSEAGKRIVPIHPFLIEIGLLDRVAHLRANGEEHLFHRSTLSQADGKLSTNISKAFTYFRRKYGIGGSTDETSEVVFHSFRHTVITLGKHKRVDRRLVKEVVGHEEGEFEDVTGGYEGADPVKAKFEEFICQIDFDKVMDLGHLKGSMWITKR from the coding sequence ATGAGCCATATCGTCCTTGACGGGAGCACCCATCACTTCCGTTATCGCGTTCCGCAGCAGTTCCATTCCGTCATCGGTCAGCAGGTCATCAAGGTGAGCCTGAAGACTGGCAACAAGCGCCTTGCCAACCAACGGGCCGAACGGTTAGCTTCGGCGGTCCGATCCTTTTTCACCCTGTTGCCCGACACGACCATGAACACGCTCTCCCCTGCCGATCTCAAAGCCAAGCTCCGAGCCTTCCTCGAACAGTGCCTTTACGAGGACGAAGGCAAACGAGCCATGCCGCCCCTTGAGGACCGAACACCGATCCCTGCCCATTTTCCGAAAGACCATGAACCGAGCAGGCTGGAGATGTACATCGATGAGGCTGGTGCTGGGCTGGCACAGTCCGACTACACTTTCTTCGGTTCGTACATTGACCGCTTCATCACGCAGAGCGGCATTGAGGTGGCCCCGGATTCGACGGATTTTTACCGCATAGCCCGTGGCGTTTACGAGATGGTGTTCGACCTGCTGAACGTCCAACACTGCCGGGCGATGGGAGATGTGCTGGGTGAGCGGGAGTACTTGGCCAAGCTGCCTCCTGTTTCCGTTTCTCTACCGCAACCATCCATTCCTGTCCCCCTGCCCCAGCCGACGCAACCGGCTCCGGTTCTCGAAGCCGTGATGGAAAAGTACATCGAAGACAAGACCAAGTCGGAATGGGGCAAGGCCAGCATCAAGGACATCCCGCCGCAACTGCGCCGTTTCGTCGAATACGTCGGCTCCGGCATCCGCATCGACGAATTGACCCGTGACCACATGCGACTGTATCGCGACATCATCACGGGCCTGCCCAACGGCAACCACATCGCCAAGTACCGAGGCAAGACAAGAGACGAACTGCTTGCCATGGACATACCAGCGGCACATCGGCTCAAGTCCAAGTCCCTCGAAACCAACTACACCAACGTCAAATCCTTCCTGAACTGGTGTTGTGAAGAGGAGTTCCTCACGCAGGCTAATCCGTTGAAATCCGTCCTCAAGCTCGGCAAGAGCAACACCAACGCGACCACGCCCAAACGCCGAGCCTTCACCCTCGACGAATTGAAAGCCCTGTTCGAGAACAAGGACTACCACAAGGGGAAATTCACCCATGCGGCCAACTTTTGGGTACCGATCATCGCGCTCTTTTCCGGCGCACGGCTGGAGGAAATCTGCCAGCTCTACCTTGATGACATACGCGAGATCGACGGCGTCATGTGCTTCGACATCAATGCCGAGGATGACAAGGACATCAAGTCAGAGGCCGGAAAGCGGATTGTCCCCATCCATCCGTTCCTCATCGAGATCGGCCTGCTGGACCGTGTCGCCCACCTCCGAGCCAACGGAGAAGAACACCTCTTCCACCGCAGCACCTTGAGTCAAGCTGACGGCAAGCTATCCACCAACATCTCGAAGGCGTTCACCTACTTCCGGCGCAAGTATGGAATAGGCGGCAGCACCGACGAGACGAGCGAGGTGGTATTCCACTCATTCCGGCATACCGTCATCACGCTGGGCAAACACAAACGCGTTGACCGCAGGCTGGTCAAGGAAGTGGTCGGCCACGAAGAAGGTGAGTTCGAAGATGTGACCGGCGGCTACGAGGGAGCCGATCCGGTGAAGGCCAAGTTCGAGGAATTCATTTGCCAGATCGACTTCGACAAGGTGATGGACCTCGGCCATCTCAAGGGCAGCATGTGGATCACCAAGAGGTGA
- a CDS encoding NifB/NifX family molybdenum-iron cluster-binding protein, which translates to MIIALPTREGLIDDHFGHCDHYTLVTVEDNRITFSERMDSPQGCGCKSDIAPILAERGVKVMLAGNMGEGALNILRNAGIDVVRGCSGPIEKVLEKWLSGELKDNQITCDHHDCDHHDGPALSKLKPL; encoded by the coding sequence ATGATCATCGCACTGCCCACCCGCGAAGGACTCATCGACGACCATTTCGGCCATTGCGACCACTACACCCTGGTCACGGTCGAGGATAACCGGATCACCTTCAGCGAACGCATGGATTCCCCCCAGGGCTGCGGCTGCAAGTCCGACATCGCCCCGATCCTGGCCGAGCGCGGCGTCAAGGTCATGCTCGCCGGCAACATGGGCGAGGGCGCGCTGAACATCCTGCGCAACGCGGGCATCGACGTGGTCCGGGGCTGTTCCGGCCCCATCGAGAAGGTCCTGGAAAAATGGCTGTCCGGCGAGCTCAAGGACAACCAGATCACCTGCGACCACCACGACTGCGACCACCACGACGGCCCCGCCCTGAGCAAGCTCAAACCGCTCTAG